One segment of Zhihengliuella halotolerans DNA contains the following:
- the ftsY gene encoding signal recognition particle-docking protein FtsY, with protein MPIELSLIIVIAAVVLIGAGIGVAFLLRGRKTKPGTYTSPRDENDPAPTGGATATDAAESDVVAPPVPVAEAEAPEAAAEPATRIEVPEPALGRLARLRARLVKSNNALGKGLLVLLSQDKIDDDVWDDIEETLLLADLGTDATTELVDSLRERVKIEGHRDAEGVRSMLREELTKLIDPSMDRSVASDRRGDRPAVVMVVGVNGVGKTTTIGKMARVLVAEDKDVLLGAADTFRAAAAEQLQTWGARVGVPTVRSDVDGADPASVAYEAVKAGIDQEVDVVMVDTAGRLQNKVGLMDELGKIKRVIEKQAEVDEVLLVLDATTGQNGLNQAKVFSEVVNVTGIVLTKLDGTAKGGIVVAIQRRLGVPVKLVGLGEGADDLAPFVVEDFVDALLEN; from the coding sequence GTGCCTATTGAACTGAGTCTGATCATTGTCATCGCCGCCGTCGTTCTGATCGGTGCCGGCATAGGCGTGGCCTTCCTGCTGCGCGGCCGGAAGACCAAACCCGGAACCTACACCTCGCCCCGTGACGAGAACGATCCCGCGCCCACCGGCGGGGCGACCGCCACGGATGCTGCCGAGTCCGACGTCGTAGCGCCCCCGGTGCCGGTCGCGGAGGCTGAAGCTCCGGAAGCGGCCGCCGAACCCGCCACGCGGATCGAGGTCCCCGAGCCTGCGCTCGGTCGTCTCGCTCGGCTGCGCGCGCGGCTGGTCAAATCGAACAACGCCCTCGGCAAGGGGCTGCTCGTCCTCCTCAGCCAGGACAAGATCGACGACGACGTCTGGGACGACATCGAGGAGACATTGCTTCTGGCCGACCTCGGCACGGATGCGACGACGGAACTCGTCGACAGCCTGCGTGAACGCGTCAAGATCGAGGGCCACCGTGACGCCGAGGGCGTCCGGTCGATGCTTCGCGAAGAACTCACCAAACTGATCGACCCGTCGATGGACCGCAGCGTCGCCTCCGACCGCCGTGGGGACCGACCCGCCGTCGTCATGGTCGTCGGCGTCAATGGCGTGGGCAAGACCACGACGATCGGCAAGATGGCGCGCGTGCTCGTTGCGGAGGATAAGGACGTGTTGCTCGGCGCCGCCGACACGTTCCGCGCCGCCGCCGCCGAGCAGCTGCAGACGTGGGGTGCGCGGGTGGGCGTACCCACCGTGCGCAGCGACGTCGACGGTGCCGACCCGGCGTCGGTCGCGTACGAGGCTGTGAAGGCGGGCATCGACCAGGAGGTCGACGTCGTCATGGTCGACACCGCCGGTCGCCTGCAGAACAAGGTCGGGCTGATGGACGAGCTCGGCAAGATCAAGCGCGTCATCGAGAAACAGGCCGAGGTCGACGAAGTACTGCTCGTGCTCGATGCGACCACGGGCCAGAACGGCCTCAATCAGGCCAAGGTCTTCTCAGAGGTCGTCAACGTCACGGGGATCGTGCTGACCAAGCTGGACGGCACGGCGAAGGGCGGCATCGTCGTCGCGATCCAGCGTCGACTTGGCGTGCCCGTGAAGCTGGTCGGGCTCGGCGAGGGTGCTGACGATCTGGCCCCGTTCGTCGTCGAGGACTTCGTCGACGCGCTTCTCGAGAACTGA
- a CDS encoding ABC transporter ATP-binding protein produces MTYRVREEADKPWWKKPKVIEVEALKTINLAFSHGESIGIVGRNGSGKSTLTKLIAGSVLPTSGQVRASSVPVLLGVNAALVQQLSGRQNVILGCRAMGLSESRIKENYSKIVELAGLEGFMDLPMRTYSSGMSARLRFAIAAAAEPEILIVDEALNTGDAQFRERTRKRMDGLRENAGCVFLISHSMSTIREMTNRAIWIDKGELVMDGDPEEVTVAYRRYTWLLGKEGRQQDAADHRDSFKNRLRPVTIEEVNTRR; encoded by the coding sequence ATGACCTATCGCGTCCGCGAGGAGGCGGACAAGCCGTGGTGGAAGAAGCCGAAGGTCATCGAGGTCGAGGCCCTCAAGACCATTAATCTGGCCTTCAGCCACGGCGAATCGATCGGCATCGTCGGCCGGAACGGTTCCGGCAAGAGCACGCTGACCAAGCTGATCGCCGGCAGCGTCCTGCCCACGAGCGGCCAGGTCCGCGCGTCCAGCGTGCCCGTTCTACTCGGAGTGAACGCCGCCCTCGTCCAACAGCTCTCCGGCCGGCAGAACGTCATCCTGGGCTGCAGGGCCATGGGTCTGAGCGAGTCGCGCATCAAGGAGAACTACTCGAAGATCGTCGAACTCGCTGGCTTGGAAGGGTTTATGGACCTTCCGATGCGAACCTACTCTTCGGGTATGTCGGCGCGCCTCCGTTTCGCGATTGCGGCCGCTGCGGAGCCGGAGATCCTCATCGTTGACGAGGCGCTAAACACGGGCGACGCCCAGTTCCGTGAACGAACGCGGAAACGGATGGACGGCCTGCGAGAGAACGCTGGATGCGTCTTCTTGATTAGCCACTCCATGAGCACGATCCGGGAGATGACCAACCGCGCGATCTGGATCGACAAAGGTGAGCTCGTCATGGACGGTGACCCGGAGGAGGTCACGGTGGCGTACCGCCGCTACACGTGGCTCCTGGGTAAAGAAGGTCGGCAACAAGACGCGGCTGATCATCGGGACTCGTTCAAAAACCGGCTGCGGCCCGTCACCATCGAGGAAGTGAACACTCGACGCTGA
- the smc gene encoding chromosome segregation protein SMC, with product MHLKSLTVRGFKSFASATSFEFEPGVTAVVGPNGSGKSNVVDALAWVMGEQGAKTLRGGKMEDVIFAGTSGRPPLGRAQVSLTIDNSDGALPIEYSEVTISRTLFRAGGSEYAINGEQCRLLDIQELLSDSGLGREMHVIIGQGQLDRVLHATPEDRRGFIEEAAGILKHRRRKEKTLRKLDAMQANLQRLQDLTTEIRRQLTPLGKQAAVARRAQTVQFELRDAKSRLLADDLVGLRDSMEQEQENEASVKERQRSVTADLERARHDLARLEVEAAHATPAQNAARDMVYSLGSALERFRSLAALADERSRLLGRADAGEIDEGRDPERLAEQADLLAEELEELQEQNEEFAEALEDAVTTRGSAEEAAAAEEQRLTTLLRAAADRREGLARLAGQVAAARSRVEAAEGERDRLRSAAGDAAERRDRAHQEYTVLEQQAAHADGEPTAAYASAHAAASEAVDAARTAADELQALSRESHGVRAGLRARVDTLTASLERRDASADALERWPDAIRGRVSDHMRIERGYERAIAAVLGPYAEALTVGFEDAVGLLGHVRSEDLGRLHLVHLAEHDDGAAPATDDLTVAAGGNVREALSVVRAEGRLAPAVQHLLACTVVVPDLETAYGLLDDPGSGVLRAVTREGDVVTAATLEGGTAKAPSLIEQQAALETARAELEAATAREAAISEELASAQEALQAAHADEAEARRAQRDADARNAEVGQQLAGLSATLRQADAEVTRLNDQAAAAQEQIARELTALEELAVRLDAAQQEPEDEHEPSSDVRDRLNAAAASARQREVEARLALRSGEERAGNLNGRIQSLRRAAETERRARDEAERRARVRARQASIARAVAAASRHAAATVEVSAAAAREELARAEAERERLETELGDARKVTESLSQELGRLTDQAHRDELARAEQRLKIEALEDRAVEELGLTPEHLVENYGPDQPVPVPDDDKWAALRQNVDENGNPVPEGVPYDRAEQTKRLKRAEKDLQSLGKVNPLALEEFAALEERHKFLVSQLEDLTKSRQDLLDIIKGVDEHVEQVFTGAFADTKVQFERVFGRLFPGGEGRLVLTDPDDMLNTGIEVEARPAGKKVKRLSLLSGGERSLTAVALLVAIFKARPSPFYVMDEVEAALDDTNLGRLITIFEELREASQLIVITHQKRTMEVADALYGVSMRGDGVSQVISQKLERVRT from the coding sequence GTGCACCTGAAGTCACTGACCGTACGCGGGTTCAAGTCCTTCGCGTCGGCGACCTCTTTCGAGTTCGAACCCGGGGTGACCGCCGTCGTTGGACCGAACGGGTCCGGCAAGTCCAACGTCGTCGACGCCCTGGCGTGGGTCATGGGCGAGCAGGGCGCCAAGACGCTGCGCGGCGGCAAGATGGAGGACGTCATCTTCGCTGGAACGTCCGGCCGCCCGCCGCTCGGGCGCGCGCAGGTCTCGCTCACCATCGACAATTCCGACGGCGCTCTCCCGATCGAATACTCCGAGGTCACGATTTCGCGGACCCTCTTCCGCGCGGGTGGCAGCGAGTACGCGATCAACGGCGAGCAGTGCCGTCTGCTCGACATTCAGGAGCTCCTTTCCGACTCCGGTCTTGGTCGGGAGATGCACGTCATCATCGGGCAGGGTCAGCTCGACCGCGTCCTCCATGCGACGCCTGAGGACCGGCGCGGATTCATCGAAGAGGCCGCCGGGATCCTCAAACACCGCCGGCGCAAAGAGAAGACCCTGCGCAAGCTGGACGCCATGCAGGCGAACCTGCAGCGGCTGCAGGACCTGACGACCGAGATCCGCCGCCAGCTGACTCCGCTGGGCAAGCAGGCTGCCGTCGCGCGCCGCGCCCAGACCGTCCAGTTCGAGTTGCGCGACGCGAAGTCCCGGTTGCTCGCGGATGATCTGGTGGGGCTGCGCGATTCCATGGAGCAGGAGCAGGAGAACGAGGCATCGGTCAAGGAACGGCAGCGCTCCGTGACCGCGGACCTCGAGCGCGCACGGCACGACCTCGCGCGCCTGGAGGTCGAGGCCGCCCATGCGACGCCCGCCCAGAACGCCGCCCGCGACATGGTCTACTCGCTCGGATCCGCGCTCGAGCGTTTCCGTTCCCTCGCGGCGTTGGCCGACGAGCGTTCGCGCCTGCTGGGCCGCGCGGACGCCGGTGAGATCGACGAGGGGCGCGACCCCGAGCGCCTCGCCGAGCAGGCGGACCTGCTTGCGGAGGAGCTCGAGGAGCTCCAGGAACAGAACGAGGAGTTCGCCGAGGCGCTGGAGGACGCGGTCACCACCCGTGGCTCCGCGGAAGAGGCCGCTGCCGCTGAGGAACAGCGGTTGACCACGCTGCTGCGCGCCGCCGCTGACCGGCGCGAGGGACTGGCCCGGCTCGCGGGTCAGGTCGCGGCCGCGCGCAGCCGTGTCGAAGCCGCCGAGGGCGAACGAGACCGCCTGCGTTCCGCCGCAGGTGACGCGGCCGAGCGCAGGGACCGCGCCCATCAGGAGTACACCGTCCTCGAGCAGCAGGCCGCCCATGCCGATGGCGAGCCCACCGCCGCGTACGCCAGCGCACACGCCGCCGCGAGCGAGGCCGTCGACGCGGCCCGCACCGCCGCCGATGAACTTCAGGCCCTCTCTCGCGAGTCGCACGGCGTGCGCGCGGGCCTGCGGGCCCGCGTCGACACGCTGACGGCCTCCCTCGAGCGCCGGGACGCCAGCGCCGACGCGCTCGAGCGCTGGCCCGATGCAATCCGCGGCCGCGTCTCCGACCACATGCGTATCGAGCGCGGATACGAGCGCGCGATCGCGGCGGTGCTCGGCCCGTATGCCGAGGCACTCACGGTCGGCTTCGAGGATGCCGTCGGCCTCCTCGGCCACGTCAGGAGCGAGGACCTGGGCCGCCTGCACCTGGTGCACCTGGCCGAGCACGACGACGGCGCAGCGCCCGCCACGGACGACCTGACTGTCGCTGCGGGCGGCAATGTGCGCGAGGCCCTGTCAGTGGTCCGGGCAGAGGGGCGCCTCGCCCCGGCGGTCCAGCACCTGCTGGCGTGCACCGTCGTCGTACCGGACCTTGAAACCGCTTACGGCCTGCTCGACGATCCGGGCAGCGGCGTCCTGCGCGCCGTGACGCGCGAAGGCGACGTCGTCACGGCTGCGACGCTGGAGGGCGGTACCGCCAAGGCTCCCTCGCTCATCGAACAACAGGCAGCGCTGGAGACCGCGCGCGCCGAGCTCGAGGCGGCGACGGCGCGGGAGGCCGCGATTTCTGAGGAGCTCGCGTCCGCACAGGAGGCGCTGCAGGCCGCCCACGCTGACGAAGCTGAAGCCCGCCGCGCCCAGCGGGACGCCGACGCCCGGAACGCCGAGGTGGGCCAGCAACTCGCCGGCCTGAGCGCGACCCTCCGACAGGCGGACGCGGAGGTCACCCGGCTGAACGATCAGGCTGCGGCGGCCCAGGAGCAGATCGCCCGCGAACTGACCGCGCTCGAAGAGCTTGCGGTGCGTCTCGACGCGGCTCAACAGGAGCCCGAGGACGAGCACGAACCCTCCAGCGACGTCCGCGATCGGCTGAACGCGGCGGCCGCTTCCGCCCGCCAGCGCGAAGTCGAGGCGAGGCTCGCGCTGCGGAGCGGGGAGGAGCGTGCAGGCAACCTCAACGGGCGGATCCAATCGCTGCGGCGCGCAGCGGAGACCGAGCGGCGCGCCCGGGACGAAGCCGAACGGCGGGCCCGTGTTCGGGCGCGGCAGGCGAGCATCGCGCGGGCGGTGGCCGCGGCGTCGAGACATGCGGCAGCGACGGTCGAGGTGTCCGCGGCAGCGGCACGCGAGGAACTCGCGCGGGCGGAGGCCGAGCGCGAGCGGCTCGAGACCGAACTGGGTGATGCGCGCAAGGTCACCGAATCACTGAGTCAGGAGCTGGGCCGGCTGACGGACCAGGCGCACCGGGACGAACTGGCGCGGGCGGAGCAACGTCTCAAGATCGAGGCCCTCGAAGACCGGGCTGTCGAGGAGCTGGGGCTGACCCCGGAACATCTGGTCGAGAACTACGGTCCGGACCAGCCAGTGCCCGTCCCCGACGACGATAAGTGGGCCGCGCTCCGCCAGAATGTTGACGAGAATGGCAATCCGGTACCGGAGGGTGTGCCCTACGATCGGGCCGAGCAGACCAAGCGGCTCAAGCGGGCTGAAAAGGATCTGCAGTCCCTTGGAAAGGTGAACCCGCTGGCCCTCGAGGAGTTCGCGGCGCTCGAAGAGCGGCACAAATTCCTGGTGAGCCAGCTCGAGGACCTGACGAAGTCGCGCCAAGACCTCCTCGACATCATCAAGGGTGTTGACGAGCACGTCGAGCAGGTCTTCACGGGGGCGTTTGCCGATACGAAGGTGCAGTTCGAGCGAGTCTTCGGTCGGCTTTTCCCGGGCGGTGAGGGAAGACTGGTGCTGACGGATCCCGACGACATGCTCAACACCGGGATCGAAGTCGAGGCGCGGCCTGCCGGCAAGAAGGTCAAGCGGCTGTCGTTGCTCTCCGGCGGGGAGCGGTCGCTGACCGCCGTGGCGCTGCTGGTCGCGATCTTCAAGGCCCGTCCCTCGCCGTTCTACGTCATGGACGAGGTCGAGGCCGCCCTCGACGACACCAACCTGGGTCGACTGATCACGATCTTCGAGGAGCTGCGGGAGGCAAGCCAGCTGATCGTGATCACGCACCAGAAGCGCACGATGGAGGTCGCGGACGCGCTCTACGGGGTCAGCATGCGCGGCGACGGCGTTTCCCAGGTCATCAGCCAGAAGCTCGAACGCGTTCGGACGTAG
- a CDS encoding HNH endonuclease signature motif containing protein produces MEAALLLNPETYAGLSPADRARVAAVVLAGAPDAIAGQDDEALILGTRAAESAGRHLDAFRIRNAGEVAVRSEKSLGEDRLSARLGCRTEVELLQRLTRLSYGQLKKRIALDTDTRPAFSVSGAPVEPKFPHVAAALHQGLIDPETAALVTGMLNKVARRADPAMLAEAEAELVDAATGALAARLLRQAQAEQDSTANTPDNLADSEGPTNPDNLAGDPADAVVPDEGLALSYPQMLKLAHQWGACLDEDGPDPAEERAHSKRSLTLGSPKDGLVPLTGWLLPEVAAHLQRVFDAHSNPAARTTGTGTCPETAGDETVGPGSNTDTATTAATTGAPVLDGRTAAQKRHDILMTMIQAASRCEETPHLGGDTATLLVHVNTADLLDPQGYAQLEGIDVPVSSRVAHRTACTGAVQKVVFDNNGRIIGLGAKERTFTGHQRRAIAARDGGCVIPNCTIRAAWCEVHHVSPWARGGKTTIENGVLLCWHHHHSLDKSGWEIRMRNGIVQVKAPPWLDPGGTFVPAATSHTRQRARILTAHASKTTPNRNAQSVHGPGPGSSRAGDSGGGSGGNDPPGPPAPTGGNRRAV; encoded by the coding sequence ATGGAAGCAGCCCTCCTGTTGAACCCGGAAACGTACGCCGGTCTCTCGCCGGCGGACCGGGCGCGTGTGGCTGCCGTGGTCCTTGCCGGCGCCCCGGATGCCATCGCCGGACAGGATGACGAGGCACTGATCCTGGGCACCCGCGCAGCAGAATCCGCCGGCCGGCACCTGGACGCGTTCCGAATCCGGAATGCTGGTGAGGTCGCGGTGCGGTCGGAGAAATCGTTGGGTGAGGACCGACTCTCGGCGCGGTTGGGGTGCCGAACCGAGGTCGAGTTGCTCCAGCGCCTCACCCGGTTGTCGTACGGGCAGCTCAAGAAGCGGATCGCCCTGGACACCGACACCCGCCCCGCGTTCAGCGTGAGCGGTGCGCCGGTGGAGCCGAAGTTCCCGCACGTGGCCGCCGCCCTGCATCAGGGCCTGATTGATCCGGAGACCGCGGCCCTGGTGACGGGGATGTTGAACAAGGTCGCCCGGCGTGCGGACCCGGCGATGCTGGCCGAGGCCGAGGCGGAACTCGTGGACGCGGCCACCGGCGCCCTGGCGGCCCGGCTGCTCCGGCAGGCCCAGGCTGAACAGGACAGCACCGCGAATACTCCTGATAATCTCGCCGACTCAGAGGGCCCCACTAACCCAGATAACCTGGCAGGCGATCCTGCGGATGCGGTGGTCCCGGATGAGGGGTTGGCGTTGAGCTACCCGCAGATGCTCAAGCTCGCCCACCAGTGGGGTGCCTGCCTGGATGAGGACGGCCCGGACCCGGCCGAGGAACGGGCGCACAGCAAACGCTCGCTCACGCTCGGTTCACCCAAGGACGGGCTGGTGCCGTTGACTGGGTGGTTGCTGCCCGAAGTCGCCGCGCACCTGCAGCGCGTCTTCGACGCCCACTCGAACCCCGCCGCCCGCACCACCGGCACCGGCACCTGCCCCGAGACGGCCGGCGACGAGACTGTTGGCCCTGGCTCGAACACGGACACCGCAACCACTGCTGCAACCACCGGGGCTCCGGTGCTGGATGGTCGCACCGCGGCGCAGAAGCGCCACGACATCCTCATGACCATGATCCAGGCAGCGTCCCGCTGCGAAGAGACCCCACACCTCGGCGGTGACACCGCCACCCTGCTCGTACACGTGAACACTGCTGACCTGCTCGATCCGCAGGGCTACGCCCAACTCGAGGGCATCGATGTGCCGGTCTCGTCGCGGGTCGCCCACCGCACCGCGTGTACCGGGGCCGTGCAGAAAGTCGTGTTCGACAACAACGGCCGCATCATCGGCCTCGGCGCGAAGGAACGCACCTTCACGGGGCACCAGCGCCGGGCGATCGCGGCCCGGGACGGCGGATGCGTGATCCCGAACTGCACGATCCGGGCCGCCTGGTGCGAAGTCCACCACGTGAGTCCCTGGGCTCGGGGTGGGAAGACCACGATCGAGAACGGGGTCCTGCTCTGCTGGCACCATCACCACAGCCTCGACAAGTCCGGCTGGGAAATCCGAATGCGAAACGGCATTGTCCAGGTCAAAGCACCGCCCTGGCTGGACCCGGGCGGAACCTTCGTACCCGCCGCGACCTCCCACACCCGGCAACGGGCCAGAATCCTCACCGCCCACGCCAGCAAGACCACGCCCAACCGAAACGCGCAAAGCGTGCACGGACCCGGTCCTGGCAGTAGCAGGGCCGGCGACAGTGGGGGTGGCAGCGGCGGGAACGACCCGCCGGGGCCGCCAGCGCCGACTGGCGGAAACCGAAGAGCTGTCTGA
- a CDS encoding ABC transporter permease, with protein MSRLKSNYRKNVLGPVWLVLTPVLNGLTYYLIFGLLLNLSRGIDNYVGYLLIGVFGFQFTNKVVMAGGSAINNNRKVVEAFSFPRASLPIAASLRETLGYIPGYLAMLVLILAIATPDEITWRWLYVVPIVALQAIFSQGIGLLLSRVIAAAPDFLNIMSFTMRIWMYASGVFYSFDRFANRPELAGLLDVLEGNPLYQILSMLRGVLLYAESPSLEQWLLVGAWAAGAYAVGFIVFWSAEETYSREAK; from the coding sequence TTGTCGCGTCTGAAGAGCAACTACCGTAAAAACGTCCTCGGTCCCGTTTGGCTCGTGCTGACCCCGGTCTTGAACGGCCTGACCTACTACCTGATCTTCGGGTTGCTGCTCAATCTCAGCCGCGGCATCGACAACTACGTCGGCTATCTCCTCATCGGTGTGTTTGGTTTCCAGTTCACCAACAAGGTCGTCATGGCGGGTGGATCGGCGATCAACAACAACCGCAAAGTCGTCGAGGCGTTCAGCTTCCCGCGCGCGTCGCTGCCGATCGCGGCTTCGCTGCGCGAGACCCTCGGATACATCCCGGGCTACCTCGCCATGCTCGTGCTGATCCTGGCTATCGCCACGCCGGATGAGATCACGTGGCGTTGGCTCTATGTTGTGCCGATCGTGGCACTACAGGCCATCTTCAGCCAGGGCATCGGTCTGCTGCTTTCCCGCGTGATCGCCGCAGCGCCCGACTTCCTGAACATCATGAGCTTCACGATGCGCATCTGGATGTACGCCTCCGGCGTCTTCTACTCGTTTGATCGGTTCGCCAACAGGCCGGAGCTTGCGGGACTGCTCGATGTTCTGGAAGGGAATCCGCTGTACCAGATCTTGAGCATGCTGCGAGGTGTGCTGCTCTATGCGGAGTCGCCGAGCCTCGAACAGTGGCTCCTCGTCGGAGCTTGGGCCGCCGGCGCCTACGCTGTCGGCTTCATCGTCTTCTGGTCAGCTGAGGAAACGTACTCGCGGGAGGCAAAGTGA
- a CDS encoding MFS transporter, whose protein sequence is MTIKSPAVEKESIPSEIKVLIGAAFVIAIGFGIIAPILPQYASSFDVTTAAAAFIVSVFALTRLLFAPLSGRLTEKLGEPIVYVGGVLIVAFSTILVGLAPNYELLLLFRALGGIGSTMFTVSAMALIARLAPPTIRGRISGLYAGAFLMGNIAGPVVGGLLATFGHRLPFFIYGGALVIAAALVHFSLARVRRRALASGQDDAGDARPTGLSVSEALASPTYRAALVSGFANGWTNFGVRVAIVPLFAVYAFGQYGTAIAGISLALFAAGNAVTLTFSGRLTDRYGRRWPVIIGLTVGSISMGFLGLAESVPLFIVLSVVAGAGIGVMNPAQQAAVADVVGQGRNGGRVLATFQMCTDFGAILGPVVAGLLVDQIGYGWAFAVGGLLGMLGVAAWARVPRPSEDPVVAEDRKQS, encoded by the coding sequence ATGACGATTAAGAGCCCAGCGGTCGAAAAAGAGAGCATTCCGAGCGAGATCAAGGTCCTCATCGGGGCCGCGTTCGTCATCGCGATCGGTTTCGGCATCATCGCGCCGATCCTCCCCCAATACGCCTCGAGTTTCGATGTGACGACCGCGGCAGCCGCGTTCATCGTCAGCGTCTTCGCCCTGACCCGCCTGCTGTTCGCGCCGCTCTCCGGTCGCCTGACAGAGAAACTCGGCGAGCCGATCGTGTACGTCGGCGGCGTGCTCATCGTCGCGTTCTCGACGATCCTCGTCGGCCTCGCGCCGAACTACGAACTACTCCTCCTCTTCCGCGCACTCGGCGGAATCGGGTCGACGATGTTCACGGTCTCCGCCATGGCACTGATCGCCCGACTCGCTCCCCCGACGATTCGCGGCCGCATCTCCGGGTTGTACGCCGGCGCATTCCTCATGGGCAATATCGCCGGCCCCGTCGTCGGCGGGCTTCTGGCGACTTTCGGCCACCGCCTGCCTTTCTTCATCTACGGCGGCGCGCTGGTCATCGCGGCCGCCTTGGTCCACTTTTCACTGGCGCGCGTGCGCCGTCGCGCCCTCGCGTCGGGCCAGGACGACGCCGGCGACGCCCGCCCCACCGGGCTGAGCGTGTCGGAGGCGCTGGCCTCACCAACTTATCGCGCGGCGCTCGTGTCCGGGTTCGCGAATGGCTGGACCAACTTCGGAGTGCGGGTGGCGATCGTGCCGCTTTTCGCGGTTTACGCTTTCGGCCAGTACGGCACGGCCATCGCCGGCATCTCTCTGGCGCTCTTCGCCGCCGGAAATGCCGTGACGTTGACGTTCTCTGGTCGGCTGACGGACCGCTACGGGCGGCGCTGGCCGGTCATCATCGGACTGACGGTCGGTTCCATCTCGATGGGCTTCCTCGGTCTGGCGGAGAGCGTGCCCCTGTTCATCGTCCTCTCCGTAGTGGCCGGGGCCGGAATCGGCGTCATGAATCCCGCCCAGCAGGCAGCTGTCGCCGATGTGGTCGGCCAGGGGCGGAACGGCGGTCGTGTGCTGGCCACGTTCCAGATGTGCACCGATTTCGGTGCCATTCTCGGCCCGGTCGTGGCAGGGCTGCTCGTCGACCAGATCGGTTACGGGTGGGCATTCGCGGTGGGTGGTCTCCTCGGTATGCTGGGCGTCGCCGCCTGGGCGCGCGTTCCGCGACCGTCCGAAGACCCCGTCGTCGCCGAAGACCGCAAGCAGTCGTAG